In Hypomesus transpacificus isolate Combined female unplaced genomic scaffold, fHypTra1 scaffold_27, whole genome shotgun sequence, one genomic interval encodes:
- the angptl2a gene encoding angiopoietin-related protein 2a, which produces MFLPTVIPLVLLLVSGPSSSLQGDAQEFESRDEVLEREFLYAGRQKRSVTLDPTSQADKCSYTFIVPQQKNTGAICVNSKEPEALLENRVNKQELELLNGELQKQRRQIESLQQLVEVDGGVVNEVKLLRKESRNMNARVTQLYMQLLHEIIRKRDNSLEVSQLENRVLNHTAEMGRLAARYRDLEHKYQHLSVLAGNQSALIVQMEQHCKRGGHAYDMERERARPVRPQPPVVPQLPPQRPAAPPIASKPYQPPTYTRNNNQITNEIQSDQNSKALPPPLPTMPTGTHSPSTTNKPSGPFKDCLQALEDGHTATGMYLVKPENANRLMQVWCDQRHDPGGWTVIQRRQDGSVNFFRNWETYKTGFGNIDGEYWLGLENIYWLTNQGTYKLLVMLEDWSGRKTFAEYASFRLESEADFYKLRVGRYHGNAGDSLTWHNGKQFTTLDRDHDVYTGNCAHYQKGGWWYNACAHSNLNGVWYRGGHYRSRYQDGVYWAEFRGGAYSLKKVSMMIRPNQNTFH; this is translated from the exons ATGTTTCTCCCTACGGTGATTCCACTGGTGCTCCTGCTTGTCAGTGGGCCAAGTTCTTCTCTCCAAGGAGATGCCCAGGAGTTTGAAAGCAGAGACGAAGTCCTAGAGAGGGAGTTCCTCTATGCAGGGCGCCAGAAACGCTCCGTGACCCTTGACCCCACCTCGCAAGCTGACAAATGCTCCTACACCTTCATCGTCCCGCAGCAAAAGAACACGGGTGCCATCTGCGTCAACTCAAAGGAGCCCGAGGCGCTCCTGGAGAACCGGGTCAACAAACAGGAGCTGGAGCTCCTCAACGGCGAGCTGCAGAAGCAGCGACGGCAGATCGAGTCGCTGcagcagctggtggaggtggacGGCGGCGTGGTCAACGAGGTGAAGCTCCTGCGCAAGGAGAGCCGCAACATGAACGCCCGGGTCACTCAGCTCTACATGCAGCTGTTGCACGAGATCATCCGCAAGCGGGACAACTCCCTGGAGGTGTCGCAGTTGGAAAACCGCGTCCTCAACCACACGGCCGAGATGGGGAGGTTGGCCGCCCGCTACCGCGACCTGGAGCACAAGTATCAGCATCTCTCCGTTCTCGCGGGCAACCAGAGCGCGCTCATCGTGCAGATGGAACAGCACTGCAAACGAGGCGGACATGCCTACGACATGGAGAGGGAACGGGCCCGTCCGGTTCGTCCGCAACCCCCAGTTGTCCCTCAGTTGCCCCCACAGAGGCCTGCAGCGCCTCCCATAGCAAGCAAACCCTACCAGCCACCCACCTACACCCGCAACAACAATCAGATCACCAACGAGATACAGAGCGACCAGAATTCAAAGGCACTGCCGCCGCCTCTACCAACCATGCCCACAGGCACCCACAGCCCTTCCACCACCAACAAGCCCTCTG GTCCTTTCAAAGACTGTCTTCAAGCTCTGGAGGATGGCCACACAGCCACTGGGATGTATCTGGTGAAGCCAGAGAATGCCAACCGACTCATGCAGGTTTGGTGCGACCAGAGGCATGACCCTGGTGGCTGGACTGTCATACAGAGACGCCAGGATGGCTCTGTCAACTTCTTCAGGAACTGGGAAACTTACAAG ACAGGCTTTGGCAACATCGATGGTGAGTACTGGCTAGGCCTCGAGAACATCTACTGGTTGACCAACCAGGGCACCTACAAGTTGCTTGTAATGCTGGAAGACTGGTCTGGCCGGAAGACCTTTGCCGAATATGCAAGCTTCCGTTTGGAGTCCGAGGCAGACTTCTACAAGCTAAGGGTGGGACGTTACCACGGCAATGCTGGTGACTCCCTCACCTGGCACAATGGCAAGCAGTTTACCACCTTGGACAGGGATCACGATGTCTACACAG GTAACTGTGCCCACTACCAGAAAGGCGGTTGGTGGTACAATGCCTGTGCCCACTCCAACCTGAACGGCGTGTGGTACCGGGGTGGACACTACCGTAGCCGCTATCAAGATGGTGTGTACTGGGCAGAGTTCAGAGGCGGGGCTTACTCCCTCAAGAAAGTGTCCATGATGATTCGTCCCAATCAGAACACCTTCCATTAA